GAGATAAAGGTGGAGAGTGGGTGGTGACAACACTCCTGAGAGCCCTGAGCCTACCACTCAGCAAGGCAAGCTTTGGTGGTGTTAGAAGAGCCCAGAAGAAGGGACAAGAGAGTAGGGAATGAGCTCCCAGCAGAAACTGGAAGGCAACAAACCTCACGGACAGTGAGGTAACACGGGATGTTTCCAGACATACCCACTTGTTCAGGTCTTTCAGAAGCTCTGTCCTTTCCTGCTCCTTGTGCCTGAGGATGTTAGGAGATTGTACAAAAAGTCTTGATAAAACAAACATACAGAGATCCCCTCAAGAGGCTGAGAGATATTATTAGCCCCTCTTTTACTGGCAGGCCTGGAGCAATTATTACCAGAAGTATTATCAGATGCTTGTCACTGCTTTCCCTGGATCCACTTTACATAGTCCAGACTGGCTGTAAGCAACGTGTTCCCTAACTGGTCTGATACCTCACAGCTCCTGGTGGCAGTTAATCTACTTCTGTGAGGAGGATCTCAATAGTGGTGGAAGAGCCATAATCTAGAATATAGACAGAGAGAAACTGGAGTCCATGGACCACCTAAGTATGCAGCTTGCTTGTATTCTCAGATCTTCTCAGTGATGTCctccagctgatgtgctccaggggTAGGTTCTgggcagggggcagagaaagggacAGGTAAGAGGAAGGTATATGGGGACCTAGGAAAGGCATTTTGTATATGATGGCTCCATAAATCATGTGCTACACCTTGCCTACAAGCTTTGCACCTGTTCCCAGTGCACCTCTTCAGAAATAGCATCTACGCTGGCATGAGAACTTGGAATTTCTAACCAGGACACTGTTGCAAAGGTCTGCATTTCTAGGAGTAGCCTGGTCAAGTTTTAAGTGAAATGATGCCAATCCATGAAATCATGTGTCTAAAAGAGTATTCTTCTTTTCCTAGCCCTGTTTGTGCTGATGCTGCAGTACCATAGCACCTGCCTTTGACATATGCGAGTTCATCTCCTTTGCCTTACACATTCTTTGTAAGTTTACTGCAGTTTTTATTATTAACCATGCTGTTATTAAAGGGAGAATCGTGGAGGTCAGGTGGTATACATGAGAAATATTTGTTGGATAAGGGATGCAGATTCAAGTGAAAATACCGATTGTACTAGCAAAAAGAGTGCTTCGTCAACAAAGTTTACACTGATTCTATAGGTAAAATCAATGATATAAAAGTGACCTTCATGTCAGTTTAACTCCATCTATTTAACCATTGTAAAAGTACTATTAAAAATCGTATTCACAATAGGTATTACTGCATCACCGCACCTTTCCTGTGTTTGCTTTGCCTGACTTTTGTATCTTGCAGAAAAAGTTCAAGAAatgagggaagagggaagagaaagacaagGTTTAGATACAGCCTAACAGGCACACTGtgccttctcctttctcattcATAGCATCCTTCTGTCTCCCCTGGTGCTGTGCAGTGCATGAATGAGAAAACACCGCCCGCTAGTGGTTTAGGCTGTAGGAGCCCAAGAGACAGCTTGGCAGAGGCTGCTCcctgtttctgctttgctgatgCTACTCCAGCAATTGTACTGGGACAAGGTGGGTGGCTCTTAGTCCTCCTGCCCTCAGATAAAATCAGCATCTCTGGAAAAGGTCAGCGCTAAACAGAGCGAGAAAAGAGGTTCTTGCTGGAAGTGCCATGGGTCGCTCGCACCTTGTTTTTCACGTTTAGCGTCGATGTCCAGATGAAACACTCTAAATAAGCTATGGCATTTAATCTTACAGTTACTATAGTAAGAGAACAAACTGGTTGAAATGTGGTTATGGTAAGCAAACACCTCTAAATCCGCAGGGCGTTTAGAGCcatcactgaagtcaaagaacaAAGCAGTGACCCTCCTGAAGCTTCCCTGAAGACAGCCCTCCTCACAGGGCGGTGTGGAGGTACATCTGGTAACTTGGGGTGAGCTAGCACCAGCATCGGAAGCGGCATAGCACCAGTGTGCTTCACGCTGCCCCAGCTAATTAGCCCCACTCCAGAGAGGAGATAATTAGCTCAAGTGGAACGCCTTGCTGACACAGCTAACCTGCTCCCGGACCTGAGCTGGTATCTCCCCAGCTCAGCGTTGCACTGGGTGACGTAGACAACCTGGGATGTCCAGGCTGGGTTTTCAGGGTTGGTGGCaagatacctttttttctttaaactgaaaatatttctctgagaTTTCTCTAGGTCTTTGGCCCTACGTAAAACTGTAGGGCCAAAGACCTCAGaaagcctccctctcccccaactGTTTTCCTGCTCATGAGGTAAGATCATCCTTAACAGATGTTTGTTTACCTCTTCATAAAAACCTCCTGTGATTCTACAGGCTCCCCAAGCAGTCTGCTGCAGTGCTTTGCTATTCTTACCGTTGCAAAGTGTTTTTCTAATGTTAAGCTAtatcatttttattgcaaattaagctgattatttcttcttctacttCTGGTGAATGTAGAGGACAACTGCTTAGTCTCTCCACCCATTATAACAAATGTTTATGTGCTGGAAGACTGTTATCATGCCTCCCCTCCTGTTGTTCTTTTCCTAGAGAAAACAAACTCAGTTATTTTATCCATTCCTTATAAGTCATGTTTTTTCGCATCTCTTatcattttgttgttcttttttggaCTCTCTCCAATTTGTCTACATCTCCTGTAAAATGTAGTGCCGGGAACCGGACACACTGTTCCTGCTGAGAGCTCAGCAGTATCGagtaaatgcacaaaataattgcTTCCTTTGCCTTATAGACAAAACTCCCCTTAAAGCATCTCAGAATGAGATTTGTCTTTTTCAGTGGGAATCTCACTTAACAGACTCATATTCAGTCCCACCCCAGCTCTTTCTTTGCTGCCGAAATGGTTACACTCTAGTTTGGACCCGTGCGTTTGCTGTCTGTGCAGTCACCTTTCCTGACGTGTACCTTGGTACAGTCACCTCTGCAGAGGGCAGCCCAGATCTCCAGTGTCTCATGTCCCTTTCAAATCCTGatcccccagctcccctgccGCCAGGAGGGACTgccacccccccagcccagctgtcATCCTTTCGGTTTTGTCCTCTAGTCTGTTGTCCAAAACACGCAAGGAAATACTGAGCAGCCCTGGAGGCAGAACTTCAGGGATATCATCCTCCCAGCTGGAAAAGTGAAGCCCTGATAATTACCCTTGATTATGGTACCTCAACCTGTGCAGCCTCTGCATGGTGACTTCGTCTGCTTGCTGCTCTGGGAGCCTGCGATCTAGATATTTTCTAAATGCTCACTAAAGTCAAGGTATTTTATATCTACCATTTCCTCCTCATCTACCAGGCCTGTTAGTCAAAGAAGGAAATTAGCCTGGTTTGACAGGATTTGTTCTTCAAAATTCCCTGCTGGTTGTTTCTTATCACCTTATTGTCCTTTAGCTACTTATAAATTGATTGTTTCATAATTGGTTCCAGTATCTCTCTAGGTATCACGGttaggctgactggcctgtaatTCCCCAGATCCTCTTATAACAGTAATTTTCAGAGAAGAACTGCATTTAAGTTAAATAGATATTGAAAGACATTCCACTTTTGCCCTGCTTATCTTTATTCATTGTCTAGTTTTGTTCCATcccttaaattaaaaacacatttcccaTAAGTATTTATCCTCCACTTGAGGCTCAGCACAATCCAACCCTGCCTTCACCTCTTCTGTGTTCTTGCCCAAACATTCCTGTTAACTTACATACTTCCCAATTTCCCTCCTTCTTGATGATTTAgatctttctccctctcttttctttgtggtttgtttgcaGTTCCCTAACAGAATATACTCCCCAGCAATTTATATCCCCTAGTGCTCTGAGGGCTCTGAAGAGAGTCCTGGAAAAATCTCAGAGCTCTGCCCGTAAAATGTGGACAGTGACATTTACCAGTCTTGCAGGGACATAGGAAGTTCTCCCTAAAGATTTGCCCAGGGCTAGCTACATTTAAATGATTTCTGAGACCAGTAGGTGGCAGAGAGAAGGTGAAATCTGGGAGACTCTGGTCCTAGTGATAAGACCGACAGACTTCTTCGGCTCTAGGATGGACAAAGAGACGTGTTACTAGAAAGCAGGTGTCTGCTAAGTTGGGTAGCATCTAGCAAACAAGAGCATTGGTAGAGCTCCCAGCTTCTTGTAGGGAGGCTGAATATATCTAGTGTTCAGCTTCAGCCGGGAGCAAACGGGTTGTGTGTTCAGCAGAAGAACAGGAAGCATGTGCCACTTTCTAGCTAAGCAGATCAGGAGAAGATAACTTTGTTTGAGGGAGAGGTATCATTATCCAGGGTTGTGCGCTATATAATTGCACAATCTGCTATCATGCATGAACAGAGCTGTTCAATAGCATGGCCCTGCCTTGTCCTGACATCATGTCTGTGTTAGAAATCCGTTTGGAATGAAAAATCCCACATTCCCCAAGTGACCTCGTAGTCTCTGACTAAAAGGCTGAGTTGCAGTGGGGAGACTGTACAGTCTCAGTGGTGCCAGAGATGGGAGCTCAGTCACCAGCCTCAAAGCAGCTAAAGGGTGAGAAGTCAGCAATGAAGCAaacttctttccaaagaaaataacttttttaaagtgCAGATGTCCATGGTTCTTTGAAGGCAAGAAAAAGTCACTGTGAGTAACAGTGTTACTCTCATTTGCTGCTACTATTTCTAGCACTGGTTTTTGGAGATGGAAGTACTCAGCACTTCTACAGGTTGCCTAATGAGAGCGTAAATGCTGGGCCAGGTACACACGTTGGAAGCGTTGGCCGTTATCAGTCTGGAACCGCCAGAGTTGCAGTTCTTTTGCAGACTCAGATAATGTCTCATGCTGCATGTGAGGTCCAGTCTTCTAGACCTTAAGGTCTTTACTCCTTTCTTTCACAGCCATTGCTTTCATATTACAAAGGCAGCCCTGACTTCCAGCATTACCCTGATGCCTGAAAGAATCAAGTCCccttcttcttgctcttctcctgctctgccctctcctcttCGTCCACTTGCCGGTGAAGCCCCGCTACAAGAGGAATTCCTCACTGGCCATCTTTCTCTTCATTTAGGCCATTTTCTGTGGCCGTTTTCTTCAGGGGGAGGAGGCCTTAGTGAGCTGGAGAATCTGGCCCAGAGCTCAGTGgtgcctttttaaaaagcatccagTTGAAGGGACTGTGTGGTTTTCCGCAAAGCAGAAATGTCCAGCAAACCCAGTGTGCCCCATGTTAAAGGCTCTGCATCCTAGTGATAGCAAAGAAAGTCACCCTGATCATTCAGATGAAGGTAACAAATACCCAATGATCAGTGACTTGAATATAATTTCTGCATCAGCTGCATCTTGCAAGCTGTTCTGCAACTTCCCACATAGTGTTTGATATTTGGATAGTGTTTGCAAGTGGCAGATAGAAGGTTAATGGGAAATGTCTCTGACAGTAGCTGGATGTAATTTAGAGATGGACTACAGCCATGTAGTTACATACCAGATTTGGGTTTTGGCTCCTTTTATTAGAGAGTTAAGGCCCAGAAAGGGATATGCACATTCAGCCAGAGCTGAGTTTTCCAAAAAGACAGTTTCAGTCTGAAAAGGGATGGGCAGTTTAACATCTGAACCATCTGGCCTCCGTGATGCAGCAGCTTGCAGGCACTCTTTAAAGGTGTTAGCAGTTGGTGGTATCACTTAGTCCTCCCTCTCTTACAGATTCCCAGAGAGGCGATGAGGGTGGCAGTGATGACCAGTCACTCATGTATTAATCCTAGCTTACCTAAGTAGCATatagcaaaacaaagcaacaaaggTATTACTTACTCATCCCTACCATCCTTATTCCTCTTGATCAAACTGTGCCTGTTTTTATTCCCTTCATGTTTTTGGGACTCGTATCTTCTCCTCTATGTGTCCTCTCTCCAGGAAGACTATTCCCATGCTTTATGTAGCACTGgctgaaaaatgtcatgtatAGACCTCTACTACTTCTCTATTAAGAGTGATTTATTAAGGTGTTCAGAACATGACCTTCATTCCAACTGCATGCATAgagattgatttttcttttgtgtctccAAACTGGTCCCTCTTGCAAAAGGTGAATATTTTCCACCTCTCACTTATCCTTTAGCTCTTTTGAAATCCAGTTTGAAAAACATCATCTCTGCCTCCAGTTGTGCTTTGGACTTTGGAATTCTATGCAACTCAGCTTAAAAGCTGTTTGGGAAGACAACTGCTGAAATGAGGCTGTGAACTTACATGGGCACAAATGCCCAGAAACACTGAAGAGAGGCCTGAAACCATTGGTTTGAAGATACAAAATTTTGCAGCCCTCATATTGTAATATCTCATTCAAATGACAGCTTTTCTAGAGACAGAGCATCTCCCAATGCCATTCAGGGGAATTAAATTCAGTGTTCAGTCTGCATAAAGAGGGAGGAGAGCTACGTGCTCCTTCATCACCTGATGAGCCTGGTATCTGTATCATTGCTTAGCAGATCTTGCTTCCAGTAACCCTCTTTTTCATCAGAGCTGAGCACCAAGAGCACATCCTGAGCAATTCATACAGAAAGACTACAAAAATAGCACCTGAGAATAAAGTTATATCCTTTGGCTCATAATCAAAGCTCATAGGGCAGTTAGTTGTACTTGTggatgtgatttttctcttctgcgGGCTCTCTAGCATTTTTGCAGATGGCCGCGGGTAGGCGAGTGCGCCTGGGGTAACATTCCTGTTTGCTGGGCTGCTGGAATTCAGCTACGCTCCTTAACAAAACAGTTTGTTTTAGACATTTTTGatgcatgtgcatgtgcaagATGCATTTGGAGGAAAAACCAAGCAGAACTAAGACACTGAAAGGTGAGCTTGTAAAACTGGTATTTCTCAGCTTTGATTAATACTGACTGATGATCTAGTTTTCCCATACTGCTTCTTTTTCCTGGTAAAAGATGTTAAAGAGCAGTCCAAAGTATCTGACAATGCCAAGTACAGGTCCAGTACCTCAGTGACTGCCTGTGCGGGAAGTAAGCAATGCGACTTGGCTGTCAGAGCTGGGTGTAGGGTAACAAATTAATTCAATTAGTTCTGCCACCATCAGAGATGTTGGCACTCCCTTTTCACCTGTCATACCACGACACCTAAAGACTGGCGAGTGGGGACACACACAGAGCTGTGCTGAACCATGGCAGAATTGCAGAGATGCTTTGGTCCCTGCTTAACTGTGCAAACTCCCATTTATGCATGTATTAGGTTTTCACTGCCTGTCGCCTGTTGCTCTCCCCCCTCTGCTTTTTCATGTTCAGTGGATTCTCCTCTCtgtgtctctgcctctctttctctatttttttctccctattgTTCCTCACGTCACTGTCACTCACTTCATAAAGCCGTCTGGCTCGGAGCTTAAATATTGCAGGGCAACTAAAACCCACCATCAGAGCCAATTCAGTCATATCTGCTCAGTCGTGCGACAAGATTGGGACTTTTAGGGTagggaagaagagagacaaaagTTCACTCTTCCCTGCAGAGTGCCAAGAGAGGAGGGGGACACATTTCTTCGGTGGAGCCTTTCACAGCGGCAAGTTGCTTGCTCAATGTCCTTAATCTATACAGTCTTTTTCGCTGGTAGCGTGCTCAGGTTGCAACGTCTGGAAGTGCAGGGTAGGGGTTTGCAACGAGCCCACGTGAGTTAAGAACACAAGCCTGTTGACTCTGAGTGGGCTTAGACAGTCTCCTGCTCTTTTCCTCATGACAGGCAATTTAAGGGAAAAGGTGGCTGCCTAAATTCATCGCTTGCACCTTTTCTGAGACTTGAGGGGCCGACTGCTTGCAGGTGGACTCCTAGACATTTGAACTGGTTGTGCCACTCACCTTCAGTCCACCCAAAATTGTCCCTTGCCGTTGAACCGATTGAGCAACCTCGAACCACTTCACTTGCAGAAAATAGAGAGGGTGGTCACGGCAGATTTTTGAAAAACGTGACTAGTTCGGAAGTGATCTCAGGAAGAGTTTAGCCAAATGTAGCAAGCCGCAAGCAAGACATTTAATGGAGTTGGacaggaaacatttttccttctcttgtacAGTGAGTTTTCCGTATGATAAGGTTTATCACATCTAGAATGTCGCTCTTGCGTGCTGCAGTGGAAATGTTCAAACGGTGGCTGTGGATATCAGTGCGActcacaaagaaagaaagggatGGAGTTAACTGCGGTGCCTGGGGGACAATGAAGTTTATATTGTCTCTTTTACAGAGTTGCACATGTAACTGTCGGGTGTACTTTGCTCTGTgaatttgcagaaagagaatgtttaAATCAGTTTAGATAATGTATGTAAACAGCATAATCTTCTGCTAGACTTGTTAATGTAAGTGCTAACATTAACACACTCTTTTACACAACTTTAATGACTGAGAAAGTAGCAATTTTCTTCGGTGATTAAATTATATGTTTGCCGCTTACGCATGCAAGGTGTTTGTGCAAGCTGAAGGACTGcgttctgttctttgttttctaacaTGGGCGTCTAGGGTTAAAATTTTACACGGTTTGAAGGCAACGAAAACGAGTCCgtcttgttttagaaaaataacatcagaaggatttttttggttgaaaatttGTGATATTCCCCAGAGCCACAGAACTCTcaatattttgtgtgtttgtctaTGTGTGAATACGTACACACAGTAGCTGAAACAGACTGGTATGCGTTGGTGTGTCGTAACATATGGCATTACAAATATATCCCAGTGGTatctgaaggaggaaggaagtttAGATACTCAGATTTCCATGCTGTTGACTGTACCTTCTTTTTCCCAGCacttgtgtatgtgtgtctgcatTTAGGAAACTATAGATGGAGGTAGTATCTAAGAGATGAACTTCTAGATCCCTGTGAACAGCTATTTTATGAATAATATTCCATTTCACTTGTCATGGTCCGTAAGTTGGTCTTTCTGGATCACTGTAATATTCTGCATTCCTCAGAGACTCCAGACTGCTGTGATGTGTTAAATTAGCCCATCCCAAAcaaatttcctctttatttccctCATTCATAGATTTTTCCTTGCCTAAAATTATATAGTGGGAAGCTTAGGATATGCAGGATGAAGTCCTGGcctaggaataatttcttatCACACAAAAGTAATGACAGATGTAACGTTTGACTTACTTGCATTACTTGAAATGGACTACTTTCTTAGCTTTCCAGTAGGATATCTGTAGCTGGCTTCCATCTCTGTGTTAGCCTGAGATAGCAGCACTGacattttagagagagaaaatagtATTTTAGGTCCCAGTTATAGACCTTTGTGTTCTTCTCCAGGTTGGTTCCGGTGTCAGTGTGGCAACTGACTTCAGAAGAGGATACAATGAATAGTGCCAATAACACTGAATAATGATATTGTATATAATGCATGCTATATAGCAAAACTAGTATATATGGTAGTTATTAAGCTTATACAGTATTACTAACATAGTAATGGTGTTGTAATTGCTATTCTTACCTAACAGAGTGATTTCTAATGTAGAATTAACCTATGCAACCTATAGAGAATTCGGGTTTGTATAGGTGCAGACGGGCACCAATTCAAGATCCGTTTGACCCATGTGTGGTTCTGCTGCAGAAGAGCTTGGGTGCTTGAAAGCTTCATTGTCTTTTCTAACCACTGCAGCTGCATGCtgataaatctgtatttctgtactgCTGGCGAGTGTTTGTACGTGGACAAAATCTAAGCAGGCTCACGCAACTGAGCCTACAAGGCACCACAGAAGAATCTTACCTGGAAAAGGAGTTGAATATACTCCCTGGCTGAAAAGTAATTGCCCATTTAGAGCCAGGGAAGAAAGAATTTAGCAAGCAGTTTGCTCTGGCTTCCCAGCCCTTCTTCTGCTAATAAATCATTGTGATCAGGCaaataagcaagcaagcaaccTTCTTTCTGTTCTCAAAGCATAATAGGGAAATACTAGTTGAAAGCAACACTGGGCATCAGTGGGAAAAcctgaaatcttttaaatttaGCGTAATTTGTggtcattctctttcttttttatttctaaggaCAGTAAGAAATGGGTGACTGGAGTTTCTTGGGGAACATTTTAGAGCAGGTGAACGAGCAGTCCACTGTCATCGGGAGAGTTTGGCTCACAGTGCTCTTCATTTTCCGCATCCTGATCCTGGGAACAGCTGCCGAGCTAGTGTGGGGAGACGAACAGTCAGACTTTGTGTGCAACACCCAGCAACCTGGTTGCGAGAACGTCTGCTATGATGAGGCCTTCCCCATCTCCCACATCCGGCTCTGGGTCCTGCAGATCATTTTTGTATCCACGCCTTCGCTAATGTACTTTGGGCATGCGGTGCACCATGTCCGcatggaggagaagaggagggagagagaggaggctGAGAGGCGTCAGCAAGCTGAGGTGGATGAAGAGAAGCTGCCCCTGGCTCCAAATCAAAACAAAGGCAACAACCCTGATGGGACCAAGAAGTTTCGCCTGGAGGGTACCCTCCTGAGAACCTACATCTTCCACATCATTTTCAAAACCCTTTTTGAGGTGGGATTCATAGTAGGGCAGTATTTCCTGTACGGCTTCCGAATTCTCCCCCTTTACCGCTGTGGGCGGTGGCCCTGTCCCAATCTTGTGGACTGTTTTGTCTCCAGGCCCACGGAGAAGACCATCTTTATTATGTTCATGCTGGTGGTGGCGTCCGTGTCCCTCTTCCTCAACCTGGTGGAGATCAGTCACTTGATCCTGAAAAGGATCCGGAGGGCTCTGAGAAGACCAGCggaggagcagctgggggaggTCCCGGAGAAGCCCCTCCCTGCCATCACAGTCCCCTCCATCCAGAAGGCCAAAGGCTACAAGCTGCTGGAAGAAGAGAAGCCGGTGCCCCACTACTTCCCTCTCACGGAAGTAGGTGTTGAGCCCAGTCCCCTTCCATCAGCCTTCAATGAGTTTGAGGAGAAGATTGGGATGGGACCATTGGAAGATCTCTCCAGGGCGTTTGAAGAGAGGTTACCGTCGTATGCACAAGCGAAGGAACCGGAAGAGGAGAAGgtaagagcagaggaggaggaggaacaagaagAGGAGCAGCCGGCACCTCAGGAAGAGCCAGGggtgaagaaagcagaggaggtgGTGAGCGACGAAGTGGAAGGGTCTTCAGCACCTCCTGAACTCGCCACTGATATGAGACCCCTCAGCAGGCTAAGCAAAGCCAGCAGCCGGGCCAGGTCAGACGATTTGACTGTATGAAGGTGCAGGATAGGGGGGagcacatgaaaaagaaaaggttgaagagaaaaggagagataGAGAAAGAATCACAAGATATTTTTAAGCAAAGTGCTAAAATGGCCATTTGAATATTATTTCCTCTTGAGATTCTCAACTGGAAAGGTACTATCATGGTAACTGCGCCTTATTTGCCCTGTATGTCCatttgaaaaggaacattttcccCGTTTCCACATGCCAGCTCACTCCTTACAGTAATATCTACACTGTACACGACATGTCTTTTAAAACCTAAGGTGGCAGCGAAACCCAAATGTCACCACTGTGAACGTATTTACTGGAAGCTTTGTGTTCCACATTTCTCTAGGGACGTGGGGAAGGATCTGTCCCTTCAGCCAGCCAGGGGGAAGACTGATCAACAGCAtctagtatttctttttctgtttccaccTATGGCATGCTGAGCAGATCTCCCCTTCGCTGTTGGCAGGGAACTGCAGTTATTTAATTCACAAAGTGAATTCTGTGCTTAGCATCACCACACTAAAATAGTAAGCACTGTTTCCCCTCtctattcagaaaagaaaggctaAAATGTCCCCAATTTCTCTGTGAATGCAAATCTGAGttaggtaaaaatattttccctttgtcaaaaatatttctgccctTCGAGTGACATTGACAGCGGGCAAAGTTAACAGTAGCTCTCTACTAGGATTTAGCAGATGCCCACAGATGGATTATTTGTTCCCAAGAAGGTCATACAGCCCCGAGCCTATTTCAGAGCACTGGAAAGAATAAATTTAAGTGATATTTTTTACTTGTAGTCTTGTGACTTAAAGATCTGAAACTTGATTTAGCAAAGCAAGCGTGGGAAGGCTTCTGTGAAAGGAGGAAACAGCTACAGCCCCCAGAGCATGAAACCAAATATAAGCCTTCACGGCATGATCCTGACACGTGCTCAGTTCCTGGAGCTCCCAGACTTACAGGCACTCAGCAAGTCTCAGGTACAGAGTCCTGAAGGCACCTGTGAACCTAAACCAGGGGTCTGGGTAACTCTGTGACTATTTAAACCTCAAAATACAAAACTGGTTGTTCAAGTTTGAAAAGTCTGATATGATAATAGTTTTTTGACAtcctttggttttaatttgaCAGACGAGAGCCATCCAGTGGTCTACTTCTATATTAAATGCCAAAGTCTCAAGTAAGACAAGGCCTTTCAAAAGATGATTTAGACCTTTTGTGCCAACAGGTCT
The genomic region above belongs to Mycteria americana isolate JAX WOST 10 ecotype Jacksonville Zoo and Gardens chromosome 1, USCA_MyAme_1.0, whole genome shotgun sequence and contains:
- the GJA8 gene encoding gap junction alpha-8 protein — its product is MGDWSFLGNILEQVNEQSTVIGRVWLTVLFIFRILILGTAAELVWGDEQSDFVCNTQQPGCENVCYDEAFPISHIRLWVLQIIFVSTPSLMYFGHAVHHVRMEEKRREREEAERRQQAEVDEEKLPLAPNQNKGNNPDGTKKFRLEGTLLRTYIFHIIFKTLFEVGFIVGQYFLYGFRILPLYRCGRWPCPNLVDCFVSRPTEKTIFIMFMLVVASVSLFLNLVEISHLILKRIRRALRRPAEEQLGEVPEKPLPAITVPSIQKAKGYKLLEEEKPVPHYFPLTEVGVEPSPLPSAFNEFEEKIGMGPLEDLSRAFEERLPSYAQAKEPEEEKVRAEEEEEQEEEQPAPQEEPGVKKAEEVVSDEVEGSSAPPELATDMRPLSRLSKASSRARSDDLTV